A segment of the Lycium ferocissimum isolate CSIRO_LF1 chromosome 10, AGI_CSIRO_Lferr_CH_V1, whole genome shotgun sequence genome:
CAGTATTATTTAACGCGGTAAACGGTAATCTACTTCTCCTATATATAGGGAGAATTTGTAACATTGAATTGTGCTATTACCGGCTAGACAATATTCTCAGAAGCTGGACCTACCATTGGTAACTAAAGGGAAATTATGCAATTTCACTTAGTTTCATGTGCTCATGCATATGACTGCTTTGACATACTCGATCGTATCACGTGTGCAAACCATCTGCATGGATCAGATGTTTCAATGCTATGCTACTCTCTTCTCCCATTTGCATGGAAAACCAGGTTGTATAATGTGCTTATGAAAAGCCAGATTTCTGCTAATTTTATGCTTGTTTCTTCCCTATATCATACAAGTGAATAATGGCTCAGTAATTTTCTCCTTGATGATGAACTCTTTAAGCTTAAACTGGCTTTTCCTTGTACATGTGATTACTGATTGTTTAATTAAGATCTAATCTCCTCATTTGTTCAGTAGCTTATTCATAACGCAACAAAGAAGAAGTTTGTGAAAAATCAGTTCGAATCTTTTGATCTCCTGATACTTGAGTTAATCCAGTGCATTTACATATGTACAGACAATCATGAGAGGGAAGAGGAATCTTGACAATGATCCCCATCCATACTTCATCTTGGGTGACCTTTGGGAGTCTTTTGGGGAATGGAGTGCATATGGAGCAGGAGTTCCACTGGTTTTAAATCAGAGTGATTACGTTATCCAGTATTATGTGCCTTATTTGTCTGGGATTCAGCTTTATATAGACCCTTCGAGGCCCTCCATAAAGCAAAGGTAAGCTTGTTATTTACACTTTCTGCCGATTTGCAGATGATGAAAATAGTAATTATTCATGCATATTGGTCTTTGAACGAATTCATGTGCGTACCCTTTTGGTGATAGGAAAGGAAGTGTTGAAGAGCTTTCAGAATAATGCGTCTGATTTCTTATTACTCCGTCCGTTTCAAaatgtttgtctggttttgacttggcacgagaagacttttgaatcttgtggttattaaataaagatatgtagaatgtatcaaaatgccctttaatcttgtggtcttaaatatgcCATGTGTtaagttggaattaaagagttgccaaaaaaggaaagagggaTTCTTTCTTAGGACTAAAacggaaagtaagacaaacattttgaaacagagggagtaatgtTTAACACAAAGATGCACTCTCCACTATGTAGATGTTCCTGCATCTGGCTGAATCACAATTGTCCTCTTAAATGTTCACTTCAGTGTTGAGGATGGTGATTTTAGCCTAGCTTCTGGTTAGCTTAGGGTTTGGTTAATGTGaaattcttattttaattttcttttatattttctacGCTTGAATATTATTCATTATGGAGAAGACCAAGATTAATGTGAAATGGATATCTGCACCCCATGGCCCTGCCCCTGCCACttgattgaagttgaagtgtGCACCTTCTTCCGTATTATATCTTTTGTAGGATATAGGTTTTCTATGGTTGATCATGGAAGGCATATTCATCATTATAGATTTAGTTATTGAAGCGCTTCAGGTTTTTCCATATATAAACTATGAGCTCACATATTGCAGGAAGAGTGACCTTAAAAATATTCGAGTGAACATTTTTAACAGGGTTATGATATCTTCTCTTATTGATATTGCCTCGCACAAGCGCAAGGTGTGGTATAAGATGTGCATCTATTGTCCTTAAAGTTGAATTCTTTGTTGATTATTTGCTAGGCCTTTACTGCTTTGAAGTCTTTATTTTACTCCTTGGTTGAAATGGAGCTAGCAAAATGTCACAAGGCTATTAAAGTTTTAGTTATGCTGTTCATCTTACCTACGAAGTGAAAAGTAGGTTTAAGTAAAAGGTATCTTGTTTAATCATTGAACCATACAGACTGCTCTGTTTTCTTAAAAGCTGAGTTCATTTCATTGATTGGTGCCTTTACTTGTGGATAACTAGTGTGGATAAGCTgcattttctttcaaataacAATCTCgggcttttaattttttccagGAGACCAGGTGAAGAGAGTGATGGTGATTCTCTCAAGGAGACAAGTAGTGATGACAGCAGTGAATATGGAGCTGGAGCTTCAAGGGTAGCCAATAAAGTTCACGGAAGTAGAAATCAACAGAATATTATTGGATCAACTATTGATGGAATGAAGCATCTCTCCTTAAAAAAGGACCCTTTTGTAGAATCTTCAGGTGATGAGAATGAGATGGGGAACTCTCCTGGTCTCCTtgtatttgaatattttgagcGAAATCAACCATATGGCCGTGAACCTTTAGCTGATAAGGCAAGTATTTTATCTTCAAACATAAGTTTGTCTGTCTTACATTTTATTCCTGTGTCATAGCATTTACATTCTTTTGCCCATAACACTGCAGATTTCAGGCCTTGCACCTAAATTTCCAGAACTGAAGACGTATAAGAGCTGTGACCTTACTGCTGCAAGTTGGATTTCTGTGGCTTGGTAAGATTTTCTCCTTTCAGCCTTCACTGAACAAAGTTTCTCGTGTAAACTCACTTGTTAATACTGAATCGTTTTTTCCGGCTTTTCCCTCTATGAAGGTATCCCATATATAGGATTCCAACAGGACCAACATTGCAAAATCTTGATGCTTGCTTTTTGACATACCATTCCCTCTCAACACCTTCTGGTGGTATGTCTTTCATCCTATTTCTTCTCTATTTCTGTTCAATTTGCAGATAAAACGAGCCAGTTGATTGTTCTTGAAGTTGCTGACTATCTATTCCTTACATTTCTGCAGTTCCTAGGGCTGACTGGCCTCAACAGCATGGCACAACTACTAGTAGAGGCATCGTCGATGCTGGTATGTCCGCCAAGCTACCTCTCCCAACCTTTGGGCTGGCCTCTTACAAATTCCAAGTATCTTTTTGGTTTCCCGATGGAGTCAATGAATGTCAGAAGGTCAACTCTCTGTCACGAGCTGCTGACAATTGGCTCCGGCTTTTGCAAGTTAATCACCCTGACTATAGCTTTTTCGTGTCACATAATTCGTATCGGAGGTGAAgcttgtcttttttttcttgtaagCATAACATCCCGAGATACTGGTCCAGCTGTACAAGCTGGTCGCTGGGTATAGCAAAATGAAACTTGAAAGTAGCCTTCTGCTTACACAATACAAGCTTTTGTACTTTTATTAGTTGCTGTTAGATGCATGAGTGATAAGGTTTGCAGTAGGGTTAAGAGTGACAATGAAGGTTAAGCATCTTTGCTGTTTCCTATAGCACCTTATATACATTGGAGCTTCCTCAATCAACAGTGAGTTCCTGGATATGATGTTCCGGTGACAGTCGCTTTGTCAAGATAGCTCTAATTCAGCTTACACTTAAGTTAACATTGATTTTAAAACAATTAGGTTGATTTTCTGTATGTTGTGTATAAATGAATGGTCTGTAATACCTCTAGTATATGACTGTATATAGCTATGTTTTTTAAAGTCGGGCTGAGTTTTCTACTCAACACCTACTGTTTTGATAAAGATTAACTACTTTTTCCAATGTGATGACAATTCTAATTCAACACACTCAATCAACCACTCCTCTATCTCAACGGATCAGCTATACAAATGCTCTGATCTATGCAATTCTGCTGTTGGATCTAATTCGTTTCAATGACGATCAATCCCAAATAATTCTATAACTAGTTAAAGATTTTACAGATTCTTCAATTTCCTACATGTCTAACACAGGTAATTAGTTTAGTATCTCCT
Coding sequences within it:
- the LOC132034425 gene encoding uncharacterized protein LOC132034425 codes for the protein MAGNRRRVGDDRFYSPPPMRKQQKMKANKSRIEPDSRPDSDDGASSTTSFSSSIPIENLTNFDRFLEHTTPKVPPQFFPKTIMRGKRNLDNDPHPYFILGDLWESFGEWSAYGAGVPLVLNQSDYVIQYYVPYLSGIQLYIDPSRPSIKQRRPGEESDGDSLKETSSDDSSEYGAGASRVANKVHGSRNQQNIIGSTIDGMKHLSLKKDPFVESSGDENEMGNSPGLLVFEYFERNQPYGREPLADKISGLAPKFPELKTYKSCDLTAASWISVAWYPIYRIPTGPTLQNLDACFLTYHSLSTPSGVPRADWPQQHGTTTSRGIVDAGMSAKLPLPTFGLASYKFQVSFWFPDGVNECQKVNSLSRAADNWLRLLQVNHPDYSFFVSHNSYRR